Proteins co-encoded in one Alphaproteobacteria bacterium PA2 genomic window:
- a CDS encoding shikimate kinase yields the protein MDLLNPLRARTITLVGLMGVGKTSVGKRLAAALNLPFRDADIEVEAAAGRSIPDIFADLGEAAFREGERRVIARLLDEPPHVLATGGGAFMNAETRALIKDRSVSVWLRADVEVLARRVARKDNRPLLTGKDPLVVLRDLAEIRYPVYAEADIVVDSGDAPHHVTVDNVIKALAAHLETQKP from the coding sequence ATGGATCTGCTCAATCCCCTCCGCGCCCGCACCATCACCCTCGTCGGCCTGATGGGCGTGGGCAAGACCAGCGTCGGCAAGCGACTCGCCGCGGCCCTGAACCTGCCTTTCCGGGATGCGGACATCGAGGTTGAGGCCGCCGCCGGGCGTTCCATCCCTGACATATTCGCCGATCTTGGCGAGGCCGCATTCCGGGAAGGGGAGCGACGGGTCATCGCCCGCCTGCTCGACGAGCCGCCCCATGTCCTGGCCACTGGCGGCGGCGCCTTCATGAACGCCGAGACCCGCGCCTTGATCAAGGACCGCTCGGTCTCGGTCTGGCTGCGCGCGGATGTGGAAGTCCTGGCCAGACGGGTGGCCCGCAAGGACAACCGCCCCCTGTTGACCGGCAAGGACCCCCTGGTGGTCCTGCGCGACCTGGCTGAAATTCGCTACCCCGTCTATGCCGAGGCCGACATTGTGGTCGACTCCGGCGACGCCCCGCACCATGTGACCGTCGACAATGTGATCAAGGCCCTGGCCGCCCACCTGGAGACCCAAAAGCCGTGA
- a CDS encoding acetyl-CoA carboxylase carboxyl transferase subunit alpha, which yields MASHYLEFERPIAELEAKIEELSRLAATTGSGEMDGEIRTLRERAGAMRTEAYSKLDAWQKTQVARHPERPHFVDYARGLIEEFVELHGDRKFADDQAIMGGLGRFRGRPVVVMGNEKGRDTVTRVKHNFGYARPEGYRKAVRLLELAERFKLPVISIVDTTAAYPGVGSEERGVAEAIARSTEKCLMLQVPMVAVVTGEGGSGGALGIACGNRVLILEHATYSVIPPEGANSILWRGTRTPEEAAKALKITAQDLLKMKIVDRIVPEPPGGAHADPIAMITTVGDALEEELDSLEQMSVEALLKQRSERFYAIGRSGLS from the coding sequence ATGGCTTCTCATTATCTCGAGTTCGAGCGCCCGATCGCCGAGCTCGAAGCCAAGATCGAAGAGTTGTCCCGTCTGGCCGCCACCACTGGCAGCGGCGAAATGGACGGAGAGATCCGAACCCTCCGCGAACGGGCCGGGGCCATGCGCACCGAGGCCTATTCAAAGCTGGACGCCTGGCAGAAGACCCAGGTGGCGCGCCATCCCGAGCGGCCGCACTTTGTCGACTATGCCCGCGGCCTGATCGAAGAGTTCGTCGAACTGCATGGCGACCGCAAGTTCGCCGACGATCAGGCGATCATGGGTGGGCTGGGCCGATTCCGCGGCCGTCCCGTGGTGGTCATGGGCAATGAAAAGGGCCGGGACACGGTCACCCGGGTGAAACACAATTTCGGCTATGCCCGCCCCGAAGGCTATCGCAAGGCTGTCCGCCTGCTGGAACTGGCCGAGCGGTTCAAGTTGCCGGTCATCAGCATTGTCGACACGACGGCGGCTTATCCCGGCGTCGGCTCTGAAGAGCGCGGGGTCGCCGAGGCCATCGCCCGGTCGACCGAGAAGTGCCTCATGCTGCAGGTTCCCATGGTGGCTGTGGTCACCGGGGAAGGCGGCTCCGGCGGCGCCCTGGGCATTGCCTGCGGCAACCGGGTCCTGATCCTGGAGCACGCCACCTATTCGGTCATTCCGCCGGAGGGCGCCAATTCCATCCTCTGGCGTGGAACCCGCACGCCGGAAGAAGCCGCCAAGGCCCTGAAGATCACGGCCCAGGACCTGCTGAAGATGAAGATTGTCGACCGCATCGTGCCCGAGCCGCCCGGCGGCGCCCATGCTGATCCGATCGCCATGATCACCACGGTGGGCGACGCCCTGGAAGAGGAACTCGACAGCCTGGAACAGATGAGCGTCGAAGCCCTGCTCAAGCAGAGGTCCGAACGTTTCTACGCCATCGGGCGCAGCGGGCTGAGCTGA
- a CDS encoding TetR family transcriptional regulator: MPRVLSAADVADFRDRLCEAAERLFAEHGPAAVTMRQLAADLGVSPMTPYRYFKDKDDILAAVRTNGFNRFSEALEAAFGSVTGGRAKGSAVGDAYLKFAFEHPATYKLMFDLDQPNEDQYPHLVAAAQRARDTQSHWVKELISEGMFEGDPEEIGHLFWAATHGAVGLELAGKIPEGAARKLHRDLNHALARGLRP, encoded by the coding sequence ATGCCCCGCGTTCTGTCTGCTGCCGATGTGGCCGATTTCCGCGACCGGCTCTGCGAAGCCGCTGAGCGTCTCTTTGCAGAGCATGGTCCCGCAGCCGTCACCATGCGCCAGCTCGCCGCCGATCTGGGGGTCAGCCCCATGACTCCCTACCGCTATTTCAAGGACAAGGACGACATACTCGCCGCAGTCCGCACCAACGGGTTCAACCGGTTTTCCGAAGCGCTGGAAGCGGCCTTCGGCTCCGTCACAGGCGGTCGGGCCAAGGGATCGGCAGTCGGCGACGCCTACCTGAAATTCGCCTTTGAACATCCGGCGACCTACAAGCTGATGTTTGACCTCGATCAGCCCAATGAAGACCAGTATCCGCATCTTGTTGCGGCAGCCCAGCGGGCCAGGGACACCCAGTCCCATTGGGTGAAGGAACTGATTTCCGAAGGCATGTTCGAGGGCGATCCCGAAGAGATCGGCCACCTCTTCTGGGCCGCCACCCATGGCGCGGTGGGGCTTGAACTGGCGGGCAAGATCCCGGAGGGCGCGGCGCGCAAGCTGCATCGTGACCTCAACCACGCCCTGGCCCGCGGGCTGCGGCCCTAG
- a CDS encoding 3-dehydroquinate synthase encodes MIRSVPVQLAGRAYDVVIGHGLLAEAGQRIAPLLKQARVAIVSDETVWGLHGVALTASLASRGIRSEAIVLPPGEQTKSFAFLEEVSDRLLAMELDRGDLIIAFGGGVIGDLTGFAASIYKRGIDFVQIPTTLLAQVDSSVGGKTAIDTPRGKNLIGAFHQPRLVLADLDLLSSLPDREVRAGYAEVIKYGLLGDLTFFEWLEAHAAGVLSREPAALLHAVARSVEMKAEIVALDEKEGGPRALLNLGHTFGHALESETGFGEALLHGEAVAAGSAMAFRYSASQGLCTSQDAVRAEAAIKASGLPTRLSEVSKTAFKAEALCHHMAQDKKAEGGRLTFILARALGEAFVAKDVSRDSILEFLKSEGAI; translated from the coding sequence GTGATCAGATCTGTCCCCGTCCAGCTTGCTGGCCGCGCCTATGACGTCGTGATCGGCCATGGACTGCTTGCGGAGGCCGGACAGCGCATCGCCCCCCTGCTCAAGCAGGCCCGTGTGGCTATTGTCTCCGACGAGACGGTCTGGGGCCTGCACGGCGTAGCCCTGACAGCCTCCCTTGCGAGCCGGGGGATCAGGTCCGAGGCCATTGTCCTGCCGCCTGGCGAACAGACCAAGAGCTTTGCCTTTCTGGAAGAGGTCAGCGACCGGCTTCTGGCCATGGAACTGGACCGTGGCGACCTGATCATCGCCTTTGGCGGCGGGGTGATCGGCGACCTCACCGGCTTTGCGGCCTCGATCTACAAGCGCGGCATAGACTTCGTTCAGATCCCCACCACCCTGCTGGCCCAGGTGGACTCGTCCGTCGGCGGCAAGACGGCCATCGACACCCCCCGGGGCAAGAACCTGATCGGCGCCTTTCATCAGCCGCGGCTGGTCCTGGCTGACCTGGACCTGCTGTCATCCCTGCCTGACCGCGAGGTCCGCGCCGGCTATGCCGAGGTCATCAAGTACGGCCTTCTGGGCGACCTGACCTTTTTTGAGTGGCTGGAGGCGCATGCCGCCGGCGTCCTTTCCCGGGAGCCGGCCGCCCTGCTCCATGCTGTGGCCCGATCGGTGGAGATGAAGGCCGAGATCGTCGCCCTGGACGAAAAGGAAGGCGGGCCCCGGGCCCTGCTGAACCTTGGCCACACCTTTGGCCATGCCCTGGAGTCCGAGACGGGCTTTGGCGAGGCTCTCCTCCACGGCGAGGCTGTGGCTGCAGGGTCGGCCATGGCCTTCCGCTATTCGGCTTCACAGGGGCTCTGCACCTCCCAGGACGCCGTGCGGGCGGAAGCGGCGATCAAGGCCTCGGGCCTGCCGACCCGGCTCTCCGAAGTCTCAAAGACCGCCTTCAAGGCTGAGGCCCTCTGTCATCACATGGCCCAGGACAAGAAGGCCGAGGGCGGACGCTTGACCTTCATCCTGGCCAGGGCCCTGGGCGAGGCCTTTGTCGCAAAGGACGTGTCCCGCGACAGCATTCTGGAATTCCTCAAGAGCGAAGGAGCGATCTGA
- a CDS encoding recombinase XerD, translated as MSQGAGWVEAFLEMMSVERAAAKNTLTAYARDLADAQGFLVARRSDLATAAAEDIEAYFAALSDRGMSPATASRRRSAVRQFYRFALGETWRSDDPSRRVDAPKRGRPLPKVLSREEVDRLIAAAGARDGAQGARLACMVELIYASGLRVSELTALPLAALARDPAFLMVRGKGEKDRLAPLNPAAREAVKTYLEIRKSFLPKGDAANPWLFPSRGKAGRLTPRRFAQMLDEAAADAGIDPARVSPHVLRHAFATHLLEGGADLRVVQKLLGHADIATTQIYTHVASDRLAEVVATRHPLGRKS; from the coding sequence ATGAGCCAAGGGGCGGGGTGGGTCGAGGCCTTCCTGGAAATGATGTCGGTGGAGCGGGCGGCCGCTAAGAACACCCTGACGGCCTATGCCAGGGACCTTGCTGACGCCCAGGGCTTCCTCGTCGCCCGGAGGTCGGACCTCGCCACGGCGGCTGCGGAAGACATTGAGGCCTATTTCGCAGCCCTCAGCGACCGGGGAATGTCCCCGGCTACGGCGTCCCGCCGCCGCTCGGCCGTGCGGCAGTTCTACCGGTTCGCCCTTGGGGAGACCTGGCGGTCTGATGATCCTTCCCGGCGGGTTGACGCCCCAAAGCGGGGACGCCCCCTGCCCAAGGTGCTCAGCCGAGAGGAGGTCGACCGTCTGATCGCCGCCGCTGGAGCCCGGGATGGCGCCCAGGGCGCGCGCCTGGCCTGCATGGTCGAGCTGATCTATGCCTCGGGCCTCCGGGTTTCGGAACTGACAGCCCTGCCCCTGGCCGCCCTGGCCAGGGACCCGGCCTTCCTGATGGTGCGCGGCAAGGGTGAAAAGGACCGCCTGGCGCCCCTCAATCCCGCTGCCAGGGAGGCGGTGAAGACCTATCTGGAGATCCGGAAATCCTTCCTGCCCAAGGGAGACGCCGCCAATCCGTGGCTGTTTCCGTCACGGGGCAAGGCCGGCCGTCTGACCCCGCGCCGCTTCGCCCAGATGCTGGATGAGGCCGCGGCCGACGCCGGAATCGACCCGGCCAGGGTCAGCCCCCACGTCCTGCGCCATGCCTTCGCCACCCACCTGCTGGAGGGGGGAGCCGACCTGCGGGTCGTCCAGAAACTTCTGGGTCACGCCGACATCGCTACCACCCAGATCTACACCCATGTCGCCTCTGACCGGTTGGCGGAAGTGGTGGCGACCCGCCATCCCCTGGGTCGAAAGTCGTGA
- a CDS encoding xanthine dehydrogenase, translating into MSSVKDWAAPNPVSENRSGLIGKNVDRYEGRLKVTGTAPYAYEVETPSAPAYGHAVGATIARGRVVSIDTTAAKASPGVKLVWTHESVPAQAARGERANPRSQRASNPAMASDSVEFYGQTVAFVAADTLENARAAAALIQITYDAQPAVVDFLASLDQAEMPPGEEDVEVGDFSAGYEGSSVKLDETYFSPIANHAQMEPCATTAWWDGDKVTVHTSIQMVKGGQHALAETLAIPSDKVHLITRYIGGGFGGKGQSYDDLTLAALAARELGQPVKVAYTRQQMFQATIHRPAVQMRVRLGAEPDGRLNAFSIEAITHCARNSPFTEHAANFSRSLYAAPNRLTGHRLVKMDLPGAGPMRAPGEATGMLSLECAMDELAEKLGIDPVELRIRNEPSVDPETGKPFSVRQLVECMREGAQRFGWDRRNATPGQVRDGRWLVGMGMAAGIRGNFLLPAKAGIRITADGTVTLLQGMTDIGTGTYTILAQITAETLGVPLDQVRVELGDSDMPPAPGSGGQFGAATAGSAAFETGMVMRRTLAELAINDPNSPLFGADPTLVTFANGNIALENQSESLASLVARVQPEGVYVEGSISPAADARDWSQHTYGAQFAEVGVDVVSGEVRIRRMFGVFAAGRILNAKTAKSQITGGMIWGIGTALTETNPVDPRYGSFLGQDLGGYLVPSHADIVNVDSIFLDEADDKANPLGIKGVGELGICGTGAAIANAIYNACGVRLRDYPMTPDKVLEGLIAKGL; encoded by the coding sequence ATGAGTTCGGTCAAGGATTGGGCCGCCCCCAACCCGGTTTCTGAAAACCGCTCGGGACTGATCGGCAAGAATGTCGACCGCTATGAGGGTCGCCTGAAGGTCACCGGGACAGCGCCCTATGCCTACGAGGTCGAGACCCCTTCGGCCCCGGCCTATGGCCATGCTGTTGGCGCCACCATCGCCCGCGGTCGGGTTGTCTCCATCGATACGACAGCGGCCAAGGCCTCGCCCGGCGTGAAGCTGGTCTGGACCCATGAGAGCGTTCCGGCTCAAGCCGCCCGGGGCGAGCGGGCCAATCCCCGCAGCCAGCGTGCGTCCAACCCGGCCATGGCCTCGGATTCCGTCGAGTTCTACGGCCAGACCGTGGCCTTCGTGGCGGCCGACACCCTGGAAAACGCCAGGGCTGCCGCAGCCCTGATCCAGATCACCTATGACGCCCAACCGGCCGTGGTGGATTTTCTGGCCAGTCTGGATCAGGCGGAAATGCCCCCCGGCGAGGAGGACGTCGAAGTCGGCGACTTCAGCGCAGGATATGAAGGCTCGAGCGTGAAGCTGGACGAGACCTATTTCAGCCCGATCGCCAACCACGCCCAGATGGAGCCCTGCGCCACCACCGCCTGGTGGGATGGCGACAAGGTTACTGTGCATACCTCCATCCAGATGGTGAAGGGCGGCCAGCACGCCCTGGCCGAGACCCTGGCCATCCCGTCCGACAAGGTGCACCTGATCACCCGCTATATCGGCGGCGGCTTTGGCGGCAAGGGCCAGTCCTATGACGACCTGACCCTGGCGGCCCTGGCGGCCCGCGAGCTGGGTCAGCCGGTCAAGGTCGCCTATACCCGCCAGCAGATGTTCCAGGCCACGATCCACCGGCCTGCCGTCCAGATGCGTGTCCGGCTGGGCGCTGAGCCCGATGGTCGCCTGAACGCCTTTTCCATCGAGGCCATCACCCACTGCGCGCGCAATTCGCCCTTCACCGAGCACGCGGCCAACTTCTCCCGCAGCCTCTATGCGGCGCCCAATCGCCTGACCGGCCACCGGCTGGTGAAGATGGACCTGCCGGGCGCAGGCCCCATGCGGGCGCCGGGCGAAGCCACCGGCATGCTCAGCCTTGAATGCGCCATGGACGAACTGGCCGAGAAGCTGGGCATTGATCCGGTGGAGCTGCGCATCCGCAATGAGCCATCGGTTGATCCAGAGACCGGCAAGCCCTTCTCTGTGCGCCAGTTGGTGGAATGCATGCGCGAAGGCGCCCAGCGATTCGGCTGGGATCGGCGCAATGCGACTCCTGGCCAGGTCCGCGACGGTCGCTGGCTGGTGGGCATGGGCATGGCGGCGGGCATCCGCGGCAATTTCCTTCTGCCGGCCAAGGCAGGCATCCGGATCACCGCTGACGGCACGGTCACCCTGTTGCAGGGCATGACCGACATCGGCACCGGCACCTATACCATCCTGGCCCAGATCACCGCCGAGACCCTTGGCGTGCCCCTGGATCAGGTGCGCGTTGAACTGGGCGATTCCGACATGCCCCCGGCCCCCGGCTCGGGCGGACAGTTCGGTGCGGCGACTGCCGGTTCGGCGGCCTTCGAGACCGGCATGGTCATGCGCCGCACCCTGGCGGAGTTGGCGATCAATGATCCCAATTCACCCCTGTTCGGCGCTGATCCTACCCTGGTGACCTTCGCCAACGGCAATATCGCCCTGGAGAACCAGAGCGAGAGCCTGGCCTCCCTGGTGGCCCGCGTTCAGCCCGAGGGCGTTTATGTGGAGGGGTCGATCTCTCCGGCCGCCGACGCCCGGGACTGGAGCCAGCACACCTATGGCGCCCAGTTCGCCGAGGTGGGGGTTGATGTGGTGTCCGGCGAGGTCCGCATCCGCCGCATGTTCGGCGTCTTCGCCGCCGGCCGGATCCTCAACGCCAAGACGGCCAAGAGCCAGATCACCGGCGGTATGATCTGGGGCATAGGCACTGCCCTCACCGAGACCAATCCGGTGGACCCGCGCTATGGCAGCTTCCTGGGCCAGGACCTGGGCGGCTATCTGGTTCCCAGCCACGCCGACATCGTCAATGTGGACTCGATCTTCCTCGACGAAGCCGACGACAAGGCCAATCCCCTGGGGATCAAGGGTGTGGGCGAGCTGGGCATCTGCGGGACCGGCGCGGCCATCGCCAACGCCATCTACAATGCCTGCGGCGTGCGCCTGCGCGACTATCCCATGACGCCGGACAAGGTCCTGGAAGGCCTGATCGCCAAGGGGCTCTGA
- a CDS encoding threonine aldolase, whose protein sequence is MARYDFASDNTAGAAPEAMAAILRANDAGPTPGYGADPISAQAADSIRAWLDADAEVRFVASGTAANAIVLATLCRPFEAVLAHEHAHVTTDETGAPGFFGHGLGIVGLPGASARIDPDALDQALAGQDSPHKQSPAALSLTNATEYGVVYSTAEVKRLADAARGKACAVHLDGARLANAVAAGFNPKAIAGLGIDVLVLGGTKAGMPPTEAVVILNKDLARRFDARLKQSGQLPSKGRFYAAPFIGMLQDGALERHAAHANAMASRLAAAMPFALMHPVQANGVFVDMPEDAHQRLTEAGWVAYRCLDGSVRFMCSWATRPETVDHLLADLAAIK, encoded by the coding sequence ATGGCCCGCTACGATTTCGCCTCCGACAATACGGCTGGCGCCGCCCCGGAGGCCATGGCCGCCATACTCCGCGCCAATGATGCGGGGCCTACCCCGGGCTATGGCGCAGACCCCATTTCGGCCCAGGCCGCCGACTCCATCAGGGCCTGGCTGGACGCCGACGCCGAGGTCCGGTTCGTCGCCTCAGGAACCGCTGCAAACGCCATTGTTCTCGCCACCCTGTGCCGGCCGTTCGAGGCCGTGCTTGCGCACGAGCATGCCCATGTCACCACCGACGAAACCGGCGCGCCCGGCTTCTTTGGTCACGGCCTGGGCATTGTCGGACTACCAGGCGCCTCCGCCCGGATCGACCCGGACGCCCTGGATCAGGCCCTTGCCGGGCAGGACTCGCCCCACAAGCAATCGCCTGCGGCCCTGTCCCTGACCAATGCGACGGAATACGGCGTGGTCTACTCAACTGCCGAAGTGAAGCGCCTTGCCGACGCAGCGCGAGGAAAGGCCTGCGCCGTTCACCTTGACGGGGCGCGGCTGGCCAATGCCGTCGCCGCAGGGTTCAACCCGAAGGCCATTGCCGGGCTCGGCATAGACGTGCTGGTGCTGGGCGGCACAAAGGCCGGCATGCCGCCGACCGAAGCGGTGGTCATTCTGAACAAGGATCTGGCGCGCCGGTTTGATGCGCGCCTCAAGCAGTCCGGCCAGTTGCCGTCCAAGGGACGGTTCTATGCGGCGCCCTTCATCGGGATGCTGCAGGATGGCGCCCTAGAGCGCCACGCCGCCCACGCCAACGCCATGGCAAGCCGCCTCGCCGCAGCCATGCCGTTTGCCTTGATGCATCCCGTCCAGGCCAATGGCGTTTTTGTGGACATGCCTGAGGATGCACATCAGCGCCTGACGGAGGCGGGGTGGGTGGCCTACCGGTGCCTGGACGGATCGGTGCGTTTCATGTGTTCGTGGGCGACCAGGCCCGAGACCGTGGACCATTTGCTGGCGGATCTCGCAGCCATAAAATAG